The following are encoded in a window of Oreochromis aureus strain Israel breed Guangdong linkage group 10, ZZ_aureus, whole genome shotgun sequence genomic DNA:
- the LOC120442235 gene encoding uncharacterized protein LOC120442235 codes for WGRFPLRLSHAITRGDRAHPEDRRSMVRIVVEVMQVHCRNPKRASCEEVAKIIVNRYPQTFADFTEKGERLGCGHYSLLRSIKSRVEHVNRDNTTHRLRQTKRTRNEEDCSPNSNATSPKKVRCLVDSYGCINWQPVELPEGETPASLEEKKHILLTIFNSEGPGAVERPDVDDFMCLTYISQRQLINSCPSLSVAEIQEQWPFLFTRKGLSNHFYKLTGIDISECLSQALITKGRRIINYFSSQKLKCNLGIRTLIQQIESEGVLTNNKIGTATILLMMKYYKEDEDSLFVLADETSTRMSLEAESNLPITPRLIMLGKKSFMK; via the exons TGGGGAAGATTTCCACTCCGATTGTCGCATGCAATCACAAGAGGAGACAGAGCTCATCCAGAGGACAGGAGAAGTATGGTTAGAATTGTTGTGGAGGTCATGCAAGTTCACTGCAGAAACCCTAAACGTGCATCTTGTGAAGAAGTTGCTAAAATCATTGTAAACAGATACCCTCAAACATTTGCAGATTTTactgaaaagggagaaagactgGGTTGTGGACATTATTCACTACTGAGAAGCATCAAATCTAGAGTTGAACATGTTAATCGAGATAATACAACACATAGACTTCGTCAAACAAAGAGAACCAGGAATGAGGAAGACTGCAGTCCCAACAGTAATGCAACCTCACCCAAAAAAGTTAGATGCCTTGTGGATAGCTATGGTTGTATAAATTGGCAACCAGTTGAACTTCCTGAGGGGGAAACGCCAGCTTCTttagaggaaaagaaacacatcCTGTTGACAATTTTTAATTCAGAAGGACCTGGAGCTGTGGAGAGACCTGATGTGGATGACTTCATGTGCCTCACATATATTTCTCAGCGCCAGCTTATCAACAGTTGTCCCTCACTTTCAGTAGCTGAAATTCAGGAGCAGTGGCCATTCTTGTTTACTCGGAAAGGTCTTTCGAACCACTTTTACAAACTCACAGGCATCGATATCAGTGAGTGCTTAAGTCAGGCCCTCATAACCAAAGGCAGAAGGATTATTAACTATTTCTCCAGCCAGAAGCTCAAATGCAACCTTGGTATAAGGACACTCATCCAGCAGATAGAAAGTGAGGGAGTTTTGACCAACAACAAGATTGGCACAGCAACCATCCTTCTCATGATGAAGTATTACAAGGAAGATGAAGACTCCCTCTTTGTCTTAGCAGAT GAAACATCTACCAGGATGTCCCTTGAAGCAGAGAGCAACCTGCCAATCACCCCGAGGCTGATTATGCTTGGTAAGAAGTCATTTATGAAATAG
- the LOC116335500 gene encoding odorant receptor 131-2-like, whose amino-acid sequence MTSTSQTLTNITVQAPGLLERVMISTLTTLPTCVFLFINSIMLFTLRSKPVFRETCRYILLYNLLFADTVQLAQSQIHFLLAVLRIRISYPVCAFLVGFTQLTAVISPLTLVVMPLERYVAVCYPLRHGTIITIRNTGAAIIVIWAISFLNIIIRTLLFLALFEELGDLEVKDFCGDIAILLGSKSDHFDKAFTCIVFVAAGVAVIFSYIGVIVAARSASTDKALAIKARNTLLLNLFQLILSLSSTIYNPLLVPLLMIVTRIVLVRIQNAFYLFFIILPRCLTSLIYGLRDQTIRPVLIYHLCCQLKCPVVEDKG is encoded by the coding sequence ATGACAAGCACATCACAGACTCTCACTAACATCACTGTCCAGGCTCCTGGGTTACTAGAACGAGTCATGATTTCTACTCTGACAACACTTCCGacctgtgtgtttctctttatcAATAGCATCATGTTGTTCACTCTGAGGAGTAAACCTGTGTTTCGTGAGACCTGCCGTTACATTCTTCTTTATAACCTCCTTTTTGCAGACACTGTGCAGCTGGCACAGAGTCAGATTCATTTTCTTCTTGCAGTTCTTAGAATAAGAATTTCATATCCTGTATGTGCCTTTCTTGTGGGCTTCACTCAGCTCACAGCTGTGATCTCTCCTCTCACACTGGTTGTGATGCCTCTTGAGAGATATGTTGCTGTGTGCTACCCACTGAGGCATGGGACCATCATCACCATCAGAAACACAGGGGCAGCTATCATTGTGATTTGGGCCATCAGTTTTTTGAATATTATTATTCGCACTCTGTTGTTTTTAGCACTATTTGAAGAGCTGGGTGATTTAGAGGTGAAAGACTTTTGTGGTGACATAGCTATTCTGCTCGGGTCAAAGTCTGATCATTTTGACAAAGCTTTCACTTGTATTGTGTTTGTGGCTGCTGGTGTGGCAGTCATTTTCTCTTACATTGGTGTGATCGTAGCAGCCAGGTCAGCCTCCACAGACAAAGCCTTAGCCATTAAAGCTCGTAACACACTGCTCTTGAATCTCTTCCAGCTGATCCTCAGCCTCTCCTCAACCATTTACAACCCATTGCTTGTGCCTCTTTTAATGATTGTTACAAGGATAGTACTTGTTCGCATTCAGAAtgctttttatctgttttttattATCTTACCCAGGTGTCTGACTTCTCTCATCTATGGACTAAGAGATCAGACTATCAGACCTGTCCTCATATATCATCTATGCTGTCAATTGAAATGCCCAGTGGTAGAAGACAAGGGTTGA